A stretch of the Myxococcus guangdongensis genome encodes the following:
- a CDS encoding phospholipase D-like domain-containing protein produces MKRIIIPGRNCWTVEETSDAGVLVDGRAYYRELYRAAKKARRYIAMTGWQFDSDVSLLRGEDLEEARGGEVRLLPMLDALCRANPELHVYILAWDFSLLLAMEREWMQHLLFNWTTNERVRFRFDPSSPLYGAHHQKLVVIDGVQAFSGGMDVCDCRWDDRDHRLSSSLRCDSGRDPHGPYHDVQAVFTGPVVGRLTELFEARWAHSGGGELHLPSVARDDVTFSSSVPAPPGPVAISRTFGKTLLPPQEAVQEVRALFLDAIEAADRFIYIENQYFSSRAIFQALVRRFREPGRPPIQVVLVLPKQPEALREQLAMGIAQVRLLRALERVARETGNTFRVYCSAGRDEQTGEDVYTYIHSKVMVVDDRFLTLGSANTTNRSLGLDSELNLSWEAESDGDEVSRAIRRVRVSLMAEHAGLSGAETLAPLMRADAGLVDWLDAVASAGLHRLRPHPMETVFDQSPLLKSLEPEDLVIDPEDSVLDESLFEALRGGEDGLFASGIRLLSRWLVGAAEERPHRAILPADADSEGGQYGGG; encoded by the coding sequence GTGAAGCGCATCATCATTCCCGGACGCAACTGCTGGACGGTGGAGGAGACGAGCGACGCGGGCGTCCTCGTGGATGGACGCGCCTACTACCGTGAGCTGTACCGGGCCGCGAAGAAGGCCCGGCGCTACATCGCGATGACGGGCTGGCAGTTCGACAGCGACGTGTCGCTCCTGAGAGGCGAGGACCTGGAGGAGGCGCGCGGCGGCGAGGTCCGCCTGCTGCCCATGCTGGACGCGCTGTGCCGGGCCAACCCGGAGCTGCACGTGTACATCCTCGCGTGGGACTTCAGCCTGCTGCTCGCGATGGAGCGCGAGTGGATGCAGCACCTGCTGTTCAACTGGACGACGAACGAGCGCGTGCGCTTCCGCTTCGACCCGTCCAGTCCCTTGTATGGCGCGCACCACCAGAAGCTGGTGGTCATCGACGGCGTGCAGGCCTTCAGCGGCGGCATGGATGTCTGTGATTGTCGTTGGGACGACCGCGACCACCGGCTGAGCTCGTCGCTGCGCTGTGACAGCGGCAGGGACCCGCATGGGCCCTACCACGACGTGCAGGCGGTCTTCACCGGGCCCGTGGTGGGCCGGCTGACGGAGCTGTTCGAGGCGCGCTGGGCGCACTCGGGCGGCGGCGAGCTGCACCTGCCGAGCGTGGCGCGCGACGACGTGACGTTCAGCTCGAGCGTGCCGGCGCCGCCGGGGCCGGTGGCCATCAGCCGCACGTTCGGCAAGACGTTGCTGCCGCCCCAGGAGGCCGTGCAGGAGGTGCGCGCGCTGTTCCTGGACGCCATCGAGGCGGCGGACCGGTTCATCTACATCGAGAACCAGTACTTCTCCTCCCGCGCCATCTTCCAGGCGCTGGTGCGCCGCTTCCGCGAGCCCGGCCGTCCGCCCATCCAGGTGGTGCTGGTATTGCCCAAGCAGCCCGAGGCGCTGCGCGAGCAGCTGGCCATGGGCATCGCCCAGGTGCGGCTCCTGCGCGCGCTGGAGCGGGTGGCGCGCGAGACGGGCAACACCTTCCGCGTGTACTGCTCGGCGGGCCGAGACGAACAGACGGGCGAGGACGTCTACACGTACATCCACTCGAAGGTGATGGTGGTGGACGACCGCTTCCTCACGCTGGGCTCGGCCAACACCACCAACCGCAGCCTGGGGTTGGACTCGGAGCTGAACCTGAGCTGGGAGGCGGAGTCGGACGGGGACGAGGTGTCGCGCGCCATCCGCCGGGTGCGCGTGTCGTTGATGGCCGAGCACGCGGGGCTGTCCGGCGCGGAGACGCTGGCGCCGCTGATGCGCGCGGACGCGGGGCTGGTGGACTGGCTGGACGCGGTGGCGAGCGCGGGGCTGCACCGGCTGCGTCCGCATCCGATGGAGACGGTGTTCGACCAGAGCCCGCTGCTCAAGTCGCTGGAGCCCGAGGACCTGGTCATCGACCCGGAGGACTCCGTGCTGGACGAGTCCCTGTTCGAGGCGCTGCGCGGCGGCGAGGACGGGCTGTTCGCCTCCGGCATCCGCCTGCTGTCGCGCTGGCTGGTGGGCGCCGCCGAGGAGCGGCCCCACCGCGCCATCCTCCCCGCGGACGCGGACTCCGAGGGGGGCCAATACGGCGGCGGGTGA
- a CDS encoding PAS domain-containing sensor histidine kinase, translated as MTKGDMRRGQAGPDAQAASRPVAPHERLLEVGRGLRAALVVDAQGRVVWMDRVLALAAGWEDGAEQGRSSREALARLPWLFTAVRAALSGEQGLGEGSGQGQRLCAVVLPVYGDDGSLVGACARLQPKQTARAEPPAPSAEHVREHYERLIDSIDGIVWEADAEFRFTFVSRQAERLLGLHARRWLSEPDFWSRHVHPEDWSRVMATCLDALRRGHTHELEFRMMTDSGASVWMRTQVTASAVDGQPVRLRGLMVDVTEQRRAREHGEHTHSVLRATFDSIADGVIVVDADQRIIAYNKRFQDMWGLSDAMMDSRIAEAALRHAAPLTVDPATFIAHVQAQFIPSAAVSVNVIEMKDGRVLESTSLPQRMGDAIIGRVWSYRDVTQERRAKVERERLLVAEQNARERTEESFALLDTFLNHAPVGLAFVGRDLRYLRINTALASLHGHSREWELGRTVWEANPLMAPHFAPLMLQVMETGLPMSDMEMSGRVPATPEELRHWRVSYYPVSTPSAGIVGLGAVVVEVTQEHRSRQERERLLKEAQEAIRVRDDFLSIAAHELKTPLTPLKLHLQMMKQQATQGHAPKAHHVDKALSQVSRLSLLIHDLLDATRIEAGRLELRRGPVELQGLTDEVLAEARPLTGQHTLELVAPPEPLVVLGDRGRLAQVLSNLLENAFKYSPTGGSVRLKLERDGSMAHVSVRDSGIGIPEDQREHLFQRFFRARNAPISGFGGLGLGLYICRDIVERHGGHIWVDTRVGHGSTFHFTLPLAP; from the coding sequence GTGACGAAGGGCGACATGCGGCGAGGGCAGGCGGGCCCGGACGCCCAGGCCGCCTCGCGCCCCGTGGCGCCCCACGAGCGGCTGCTGGAGGTGGGGCGGGGCCTGCGCGCCGCGCTCGTGGTCGACGCGCAGGGCCGTGTCGTGTGGATGGACCGGGTGCTCGCGCTGGCGGCCGGTTGGGAGGACGGCGCAGAGCAGGGCCGCTCCTCAAGGGAAGCGCTCGCGCGCCTGCCCTGGCTCTTCACCGCGGTGCGGGCCGCGCTGTCGGGCGAGCAGGGGCTGGGTGAGGGCAGCGGCCAGGGACAGCGGCTCTGCGCCGTGGTGCTCCCCGTGTATGGAGACGACGGCTCGCTCGTGGGCGCGTGCGCGCGGCTCCAGCCGAAGCAGACCGCGCGCGCCGAGCCCCCGGCCCCGAGCGCGGAGCACGTGCGCGAGCACTACGAGCGCCTCATCGACAGCATCGACGGCATCGTCTGGGAGGCGGACGCGGAGTTCCGCTTCACCTTCGTCAGCCGTCAGGCGGAGCGGCTGCTGGGGCTCCACGCGCGGCGCTGGCTGAGCGAGCCCGACTTCTGGTCGCGCCACGTCCATCCGGAGGATTGGAGCCGGGTGATGGCCACCTGCCTGGACGCGCTCCGCCGGGGGCACACCCACGAGCTCGAGTTCCGCATGATGACCGACAGCGGCGCCAGCGTGTGGATGCGGACGCAGGTCACCGCCTCCGCGGTGGACGGTCAGCCGGTGAGGCTGCGCGGGCTGATGGTGGACGTCACCGAGCAGCGCCGCGCGCGCGAGCACGGGGAGCACACCCACTCCGTGCTGCGCGCGACGTTCGACTCCATCGCGGACGGCGTCATCGTGGTGGACGCGGACCAGCGCATCATCGCCTACAACAAGCGCTTCCAGGACATGTGGGGCCTGAGCGACGCGATGATGGACTCGCGCATCGCGGAGGCGGCCCTCCGTCACGCCGCGCCCCTGACGGTGGACCCGGCGACGTTCATCGCCCACGTCCAGGCGCAGTTCATCCCCTCCGCCGCCGTCAGCGTGAACGTCATCGAGATGAAGGACGGCCGCGTCCTGGAGAGCACGTCCCTGCCCCAGCGGATGGGGGACGCCATCATCGGCCGCGTGTGGAGCTACCGGGACGTGACGCAGGAGCGCCGCGCGAAGGTGGAGCGGGAGCGGCTGCTCGTCGCGGAGCAGAACGCGCGCGAGCGGACCGAGGAGTCCTTCGCGCTGCTCGACACCTTCCTGAACCACGCGCCCGTGGGGCTCGCGTTCGTCGGACGGGACTTGCGCTACCTGCGCATCAACACCGCGCTCGCCTCACTGCACGGCCACAGCCGAGAGTGGGAGCTGGGGCGGACGGTGTGGGAGGCCAACCCCCTCATGGCGCCGCACTTCGCGCCGCTGATGCTCCAGGTGATGGAGACGGGCCTCCCCATGAGCGACATGGAGATGTCCGGCAGAGTGCCCGCGACGCCGGAGGAGCTGCGCCACTGGCGCGTCAGCTACTACCCGGTGAGCACGCCCAGCGCGGGCATCGTCGGCCTGGGCGCCGTCGTCGTGGAGGTGACGCAGGAGCACCGCTCCCGACAGGAGCGCGAGCGGCTGCTCAAGGAGGCCCAGGAGGCCATCCGCGTCCGGGACGACTTCCTGTCCATCGCCGCCCACGAGCTGAAGACGCCGCTGACGCCGCTCAAGCTGCACCTGCAGATGATGAAGCAGCAGGCCACCCAGGGCCACGCGCCCAAGGCCCACCACGTGGACAAGGCGCTCTCCCAGGTGTCGCGCCTGTCGCTGCTCATCCATGACCTGCTGGACGCCACGCGAATCGAGGCGGGGCGGCTGGAGCTGCGCCGGGGCCCCGTGGAGCTCCAGGGGCTCACCGACGAGGTGCTCGCGGAGGCACGTCCGCTCACGGGGCAGCACACGCTGGAGCTCGTGGCCCCACCCGAGCCGCTCGTCGTCCTGGGGGACCGAGGCAGGCTCGCGCAGGTGCTGTCGAACCTGCTGGAGAACGCCTTCAAGTACAGCCCCACCGGAGGCTCCGTGCGGCTGAAGCTGGAGCGCGACGGGAGCATGGCCCACGTGTCCGTGAGGGACTCCGGCATCGGCATCCCCGAGGACCAGCGCGAGCACCTGTTCCAGCGCTTCTTCCGTGCCCGCAACGCGCCCATCTCCGGCTTCGGAGGCCTGGGCCTGGGGCTCTACATCTGCCGTGACATCGTCGAGCGCCACGGCGGCCACATCTGGGTGGACACCCGCGTGGGCCACGGCTCCACGTTCCACTTCACCCTGCCCCTGGCGCCCTGA
- a CDS encoding BlaI/MecI/CopY family transcriptional regulator: MKKPVGEQELSVLRYVAEHGPATVGEVAERFGEAQGLARSTILTVMERLRQKGYLTRRKVEGVFQYASPVPEGELLRGVVDDFVHRTLSGSLSPFAAYLSEAEDVSDAELAQLQDVVARLRSKKKKD, from the coding sequence ATGAAGAAGCCGGTGGGTGAGCAGGAGCTGTCGGTGCTGCGGTACGTGGCCGAGCATGGGCCGGCCACGGTGGGCGAGGTGGCGGAGCGCTTCGGTGAGGCGCAGGGCCTGGCGCGCTCCACCATCCTGACGGTGATGGAGCGGCTGCGGCAGAAGGGGTACCTCACGCGGCGCAAGGTGGAGGGGGTGTTCCAGTACGCCTCGCCGGTGCCGGAGGGGGAGCTGCTGCGGGGCGTGGTGGACGACTTCGTGCATAGGACCTTGTCCGGCTCGCTGTCGCCGTTCGCCGCGTATCTGTCGGAGGCAGAGGATGTCTCCGACGCGGAGCTGGCGCAGCTCCAGGACGTGGTGGCTCGGCTTCGCTCGAAGAAGAAGAAGGACTAG
- a CDS encoding M56 family metallopeptidase: MRTEWLGDVAAWLSSWPEGLWRASWQGALCAGLVWALTRLWTRMPASVRAGLWWLVALKFVVSLVGPHPLALPVLPASLSFLGGASAEPVAALEEVEPSPRVMHGVDVEVAGPVHRGVGVRDVHVDKREVASEGFGSAVPAPVVSSVAPRGEAAAWMRVLASHWKELLLWAVLVAWLGGVAWRVRAQARNWVTMARLRRDARPLNHPDLEEEVRELAASAGLRRVPALLVSDQVTSPLATGLLEPVVVLPTRAVRRLPLAGLRMALAHEVAHLRRGDLWLGWVPALAEALLFFHPLARRAVKEYALAREEACDAEALRLTGAEPADYGELLLAFGVARPHGSAAALGASDHVHALHRRLSMLEHIDIGSSHSRRWLKVTLSVLGLVALVPFQVVARPEGQDASKAPAPAAAPASASSAQTPASASRKQGTTRTGVMPAPTPAAPAAPRSPAPAPGAAAHAVPATPPSPAAPGAPVPSPSPASHAAPPSPAAPGAPVLSVDRAAPPSPAAPEAPSGSTYVSGRLVIASSRTTRTTVTSTTPPAPPTPMMGSAPRPPAPPTPMMAMAGGPTPPKPPRAPEPLDDDSGYVLLSGDSATMNGSMVDLQLAKMFKDKKGGELLYVRRKGETFIIRDEATLKTVREALNDVRAAGEAQGKVGERQGALGREQGALGMKQGALGIKQSELGLRHAELAHKRAGLRFESNRADALPDAERDRRQAELDKQEEELDKQIDALDEQQDALSREQEVLGREQEKLGERQEALGREQAKVSEKAEVLRREAERKVQSLIDEALRKGLGQPLPT; encoded by the coding sequence ATGCGAACGGAATGGCTCGGAGATGTGGCCGCGTGGCTGTCGTCATGGCCGGAAGGTCTGTGGCGCGCGTCGTGGCAGGGCGCGCTGTGCGCGGGGTTGGTGTGGGCGCTGACGCGACTGTGGACGCGGATGCCGGCCTCGGTGCGTGCGGGGCTGTGGTGGCTCGTGGCGCTCAAGTTCGTGGTGTCGCTGGTGGGGCCGCATCCGCTGGCGCTGCCGGTGTTGCCCGCGTCGCTCTCGTTCCTGGGAGGCGCGTCGGCGGAGCCGGTGGCCGCGCTGGAGGAGGTCGAGCCCTCGCCGCGAGTCATGCACGGGGTGGACGTGGAGGTGGCGGGGCCGGTGCACCGCGGGGTGGGCGTGAGGGATGTGCACGTGGACAAGCGCGAGGTCGCGTCGGAGGGGTTCGGCTCCGCGGTGCCCGCGCCGGTCGTGTCCTCGGTCGCGCCTCGGGGTGAGGCGGCGGCGTGGATGCGGGTGCTGGCTTCGCACTGGAAGGAGCTCCTGCTGTGGGCGGTGCTCGTGGCGTGGCTCGGAGGGGTGGCGTGGCGGGTGCGGGCACAGGCTCGCAACTGGGTGACGATGGCGCGGCTGCGTCGGGACGCGCGCCCCTTGAATCATCCGGACCTGGAGGAGGAGGTCCGCGAGCTGGCCGCCAGCGCGGGACTGCGGCGCGTGCCCGCGCTGCTCGTGTCGGACCAGGTGACGAGCCCGCTGGCCACGGGGTTGTTGGAGCCCGTGGTGGTGCTGCCGACGAGGGCGGTGCGACGGCTGCCGCTCGCGGGGCTGCGCATGGCGCTGGCGCATGAAGTGGCGCACCTGCGGCGCGGAGACTTGTGGCTCGGCTGGGTGCCGGCGCTCGCGGAGGCGCTGCTGTTCTTCCATCCGCTCGCGCGTCGCGCGGTGAAGGAGTACGCGCTGGCTCGCGAGGAGGCGTGTGACGCGGAAGCGCTGCGTCTCACCGGCGCGGAGCCCGCGGATTACGGCGAGCTGCTGCTCGCCTTCGGTGTCGCCCGTCCCCATGGAAGCGCCGCGGCGCTCGGCGCCTCGGACCACGTTCACGCGTTGCACAGGAGGTTGAGCATGCTGGAGCACATCGACATCGGTTCCTCCCACTCCCGTCGTTGGTTGAAGGTGACGCTGTCCGTGCTGGGCCTGGTGGCCCTGGTGCCCTTCCAGGTCGTCGCCCGGCCGGAAGGACAGGACGCGTCGAAGGCCCCGGCTCCCGCCGCAGCGCCCGCTTCGGCGTCCTCCGCCCAGACGCCCGCCTCGGCGTCCCGCAAGCAGGGCACGACGCGCACCGGGGTGATGCCCGCGCCGACGCCGGCCGCGCCCGCTGCTCCGCGCTCACCGGCGCCTGCTCCTGGCGCCGCTGCCCATGCGGTCCCCGCGACGCCGCCGAGCCCCGCGGCGCCCGGGGCCCCCGTGCCCTCGCCGAGCCCCGCCTCTCACGCGGCGCCGCCGAGCCCCGCGGCCCCCGGGGCGCCCGTGCTCTCCGTCGACCGTGCGGCGCCGCCGAGCCCCGCCGCTCCCGAGGCGCCGTCGGGTTCCACCTATGTCTCGGGTCGACTGGTCATCGCGAGCTCCAGGACGACGCGGACGACGGTGACGTCCACGACGCCGCCGGCGCCTCCGACGCCGATGATGGGGAGCGCGCCGCGTCCGCCCGCGCCTCCGACGCCGATGATGGCCATGGCGGGCGGGCCCACCCCGCCGAAGCCGCCGCGTGCTCCCGAGCCGCTCGATGACGACTCCGGCTACGTGCTGCTGTCCGGCGACAGCGCGACGATGAACGGCAGCATGGTGGACCTGCAGCTCGCCAAGATGTTCAAGGACAAGAAGGGCGGTGAACTGCTCTACGTCCGCCGCAAGGGCGAAACCTTCATCATCCGCGACGAGGCCACGCTGAAGACGGTGCGCGAGGCGCTCAACGACGTGCGGGCCGCGGGCGAGGCGCAGGGCAAGGTGGGCGAGCGCCAGGGCGCGCTGGGCCGCGAGCAGGGCGCGCTCGGGATGAAGCAGGGGGCGCTGGGCATCAAGCAGAGCGAGCTCGGCCTGCGGCACGCGGAGCTGGCCCACAAGCGCGCCGGGCTGCGCTTCGAGTCGAACCGGGCGGACGCCCTGCCCGACGCCGAGCGGGACCGTCGCCAGGCGGAGCTCGACAAGCAGGAGGAGGAGCTGGACAAGCAGATCGACGCGCTCGACGAGCAGCAGGATGCGTTGAGCCGTGAGCAGGAGGTGCTCGGCCGCGAGCAGGAGAAGCTCGGCGAGCGTCAGGAAGCGCTCGGTCGCGAACAGGCGAAGGTCAGCGAGAAGGCGGAGGTCTTGCGACGCGAGGCCGAGCGCAAGGTCCAGTCCCTCATCGACGAGGCCCTGCGGAAGGGCCTGGGCCAGCCGCTGCCCACCTGA
- a CDS encoding aldehyde dehydrogenase family protein has translation MSLAASPRETSAGALESAIQRVKSGSLSWVKLTLPERISLLEELGRGYVAIAEPSVRAACEAKGIDPDSPLAGEEWLAGPMVVVRNLRLLAASLRDIQHHGVPRIPASRLRTLEDGRLAARIFPMDSLEGMLLPRNHGEVHFQPGVTAANLREHQASFYREPHGGRLCAVLGAGNVNSIPPADCLYKLFVEGTACVLKMNPVNAYLGPFLEQAFTPLVRRGVFAVVYGGAEEGAALVSHPAVDEVHITGSDKTHDALVWGLPGLESDARRARNEPLLRKPFSSELGNISPVVVVPGPYSDGELRFQADNIAGMVANNASFNCNSAKLLVQPKSWSARSRVVDAVEASLGRASVRRAYYPGADQRWRQFTQGRAHLRQVGRAAEGELPFALIPDVDPLQPEDRVFRHEPWCTVLSETGLEGSDDPVAFLSRAVAFLNEKVWGTLNATLIVHPGSLKDAEVSRAVEKAVRELRYGTVAVNTWPAAAYALVSLPWGGHPSSAPRDIQSGLGWVHNTLMLERVEKSVLRAPLTSLPAPPWVPGHRGVGELGQRLVQFEKSPSWFKVPGIAAAALRR, from the coding sequence ATGAGTCTCGCCGCAAGCCCTCGAGAAACCTCCGCCGGAGCGCTCGAGTCCGCCATCCAGCGCGTGAAGTCGGGCTCGCTCTCCTGGGTGAAGCTCACGCTGCCGGAGCGAATCTCCCTGCTGGAGGAGCTGGGGCGTGGCTATGTCGCCATCGCGGAGCCGAGCGTTCGCGCGGCGTGCGAGGCGAAGGGCATCGACCCCGACAGTCCGCTGGCCGGTGAGGAGTGGCTGGCGGGGCCGATGGTGGTGGTGCGCAACCTGCGCCTGTTGGCCGCCTCGCTGCGGGACATCCAGCACCACGGTGTCCCCCGCATCCCCGCCTCCCGGCTTCGCACGCTCGAGGACGGGCGGCTCGCGGCCCGCATCTTCCCCATGGATTCGCTGGAGGGGATGTTGCTGCCGCGCAACCACGGCGAGGTCCACTTCCAGCCCGGCGTCACCGCCGCCAACCTGCGCGAGCACCAGGCCTCGTTCTACCGGGAGCCACACGGCGGTCGGCTGTGCGCGGTGTTGGGTGCGGGCAACGTCAACTCCATCCCTCCGGCGGATTGTCTCTACAAGCTGTTCGTCGAGGGCACCGCCTGCGTGCTCAAGATGAACCCGGTGAACGCCTACCTGGGGCCCTTCCTGGAGCAGGCGTTCACCCCGCTGGTGCGCCGGGGTGTCTTCGCGGTGGTGTACGGCGGAGCGGAGGAGGGCGCGGCGCTGGTGTCGCATCCCGCCGTGGACGAGGTCCACATCACCGGCAGCGATAAGACCCATGATGCGCTGGTGTGGGGCCTCCCGGGGCTGGAGTCGGACGCGCGGCGGGCGCGCAACGAGCCGCTCCTGAGGAAGCCCTTCAGCAGCGAGCTGGGCAACATCTCCCCGGTGGTGGTGGTGCCGGGGCCGTACTCGGACGGTGAGCTGCGCTTCCAGGCGGACAACATCGCCGGCATGGTGGCCAACAACGCGTCCTTCAACTGCAACTCGGCGAAGCTGCTGGTGCAGCCGAAGTCGTGGAGCGCGCGCTCGCGGGTGGTCGACGCGGTGGAGGCGAGCCTGGGCAGGGCGTCCGTGCGACGCGCGTACTACCCGGGCGCGGACCAACGCTGGCGTCAATTCACCCAAGGCCGCGCGCACCTGCGCCAGGTGGGGCGGGCGGCGGAGGGCGAGCTGCCCTTCGCGTTGATTCCCGACGTGGACCCGCTCCAGCCGGAGGACCGCGTCTTCCGACACGAGCCCTGGTGCACGGTGTTGTCGGAGACGGGGCTCGAGGGCTCGGACGACCCCGTGGCGTTCCTGTCACGCGCGGTGGCGTTCTTGAACGAGAAGGTGTGGGGCACGCTGAACGCCACGCTCATCGTCCATCCGGGCTCGCTGAAGGACGCGGAGGTCTCGCGCGCGGTGGAGAAGGCGGTGCGCGAGCTGCGCTACGGCACGGTGGCGGTGAACACGTGGCCCGCGGCGGCGTATGCGCTGGTGTCATTGCCCTGGGGTGGGCATCCGTCCTCGGCGCCGCGAGACATCCAGAGCGGGCTGGGCTGGGTGCACAACACGTTGATGCTGGAGCGGGTGGAGAAGTCGGTCCTCCGCGCGCCGCTGACGAGCCTGCCTGCTCCGCCGTGGGTGCCGGGGCACCGTGGGGTGGGTGAGCTGGGACAGCGGCTGGTCCAGTTCGAGAAGTCGCCCTCGTGGTTCAAGGTGCCGGGCATCGCGGCGGCGGCCCTGCGTCGCTGA
- a CDS encoding tetratricopeptide repeat protein: MSSTHAREGGRLLQVGQPQEAVKSFQKGLAIDPDDVECLLGLVRTYLSTGAAADAETAALRLLKVKPDHAEGQAHLAMLRAQAGNAEALEALKALASAPTAGYFERFNLGGLLLDRGDLEGAKAAYESALQVAPGSAHVHFELGRIGMAQGQAGAAVTHFQKASENAPQEAMPLLMLSRAHAAQGALGLGIQAGTQALEKAQGGLRRAVLEDLFKLYLSGGSPEGAKRTAQELRQFDPSHVNYVYMHGLAMMSAAQFPEAKALFEEALRLAPRSWQTLQALAQMHGALGERAEMRRRMEEAVALVPTELGPVNDLALLLMQEDQHAVAKPLLERALAAHPDDATTHLNMAVATFLTDRQACIHHAKKALALGEGVVREQAERLLKTLNAG, from the coding sequence ATGTCATCGACGCATGCTCGGGAAGGCGGACGGCTGCTCCAGGTGGGGCAGCCGCAGGAGGCGGTGAAGAGTTTCCAGAAGGGGCTCGCCATCGACCCGGACGACGTGGAGTGTCTGCTGGGGCTCGTCCGGACGTACCTGAGCACGGGCGCGGCGGCGGACGCGGAGACGGCGGCGCTGCGACTGTTGAAGGTGAAGCCGGACCACGCGGAGGGCCAGGCGCACCTGGCCATGTTGCGGGCGCAGGCGGGGAACGCGGAGGCGTTGGAGGCGCTCAAGGCGTTGGCCTCGGCGCCGACCGCGGGCTACTTCGAGCGCTTCAACCTGGGTGGGCTGCTGCTGGACCGGGGTGATTTGGAGGGCGCGAAGGCGGCGTACGAGTCCGCGCTCCAGGTGGCGCCGGGCAGCGCGCACGTGCACTTCGAGCTGGGCCGCATCGGCATGGCGCAGGGGCAGGCGGGCGCGGCGGTGACGCACTTCCAGAAGGCGTCCGAGAACGCGCCGCAGGAGGCGATGCCGCTGTTGATGCTGTCGCGGGCGCACGCGGCGCAGGGGGCGCTGGGGCTGGGCATCCAGGCGGGGACGCAGGCGCTGGAGAAGGCGCAGGGCGGGCTGCGGCGCGCGGTGCTGGAGGATTTGTTCAAGCTGTACCTGTCCGGAGGCAGCCCCGAGGGGGCGAAGCGCACCGCGCAGGAGCTGCGTCAGTTCGACCCGTCGCACGTCAATTATGTCTACATGCACGGCCTCGCGATGATGAGCGCGGCGCAGTTCCCGGAGGCGAAGGCGCTCTTCGAGGAGGCGCTGCGGTTGGCGCCGCGGAGCTGGCAGACGCTCCAGGCGCTGGCGCAGATGCATGGCGCGTTGGGTGAGCGCGCGGAGATGCGTCGGCGGATGGAGGAGGCGGTGGCGCTGGTCCCCACGGAGCTGGGTCCCGTGAACGACCTGGCGCTGCTGCTGATGCAGGAGGACCAGCACGCCGTCGCGAAGCCCCTGCTGGAGCGGGCGTTGGCGGCGCATCCGGACGATGCGACGACGCACCTGAACATGGCGGTGGCCACGTTCCTGACGGACCGGCAGGCGTGCATCCACCATGCGAAGAAGGCGCTCGCGTTGGGTGAAGGCGTCGTGCGCGAGCAGGCCGAGCGGTTGTTGAAGACGCTCAACGCCGGCTGA
- a CDS encoding NAD-binding protein, which yields MKIIIAGGGRVGSVLAARLVAEQHTVTVIERDAGICARLFDEVGVVAVCGDATSPQVLEAAGVSSADVAAGVLARDPENLAFAMLVRSMSPARIMVRMLDTSYREAYRLAGVKELVAEAEVVVAKMTTAIDFPQVAGSLPLGDGDTVLFELELPLRARVAGQTVAQVRGMEGFPRECVFIGMVDPQGRATLPDGSTVLRAGHTIILVARRAHLADAVTFLTAEPVGTTGAAALAATLRKVDFLAPLNPVELETVARGAEHLQRPAGTELFRQGDAGESFYVVLSGEVQLKDTGGQAVALVKPGGFFGELALLTGEPRTATAVTATACELAAVGREDFRSVVMANPGVALEMSRILGERLSRAQGGKAPRRWGLFGR from the coding sequence GTGAAAATCATCATCGCGGGAGGGGGACGGGTGGGCAGCGTGCTGGCGGCGCGGCTGGTGGCCGAGCAGCACACGGTGACGGTCATCGAGCGGGACGCGGGCATCTGCGCGCGCCTCTTCGACGAGGTGGGCGTGGTGGCGGTGTGCGGGGACGCGACGAGCCCCCAGGTGCTGGAGGCGGCGGGAGTCTCCTCCGCGGACGTGGCGGCGGGCGTGCTGGCGAGAGATCCGGAGAACCTGGCGTTCGCCATGCTGGTGCGCAGCATGTCGCCGGCGCGGATCATGGTGCGCATGCTGGACACCAGCTATCGCGAGGCGTACCGGCTCGCGGGCGTGAAGGAGCTGGTGGCCGAGGCCGAGGTGGTGGTCGCGAAGATGACCACGGCCATCGACTTCCCGCAGGTGGCGGGCTCGCTGCCGCTGGGTGACGGCGACACGGTGTTGTTCGAGCTGGAGCTGCCGCTGCGCGCGCGCGTGGCGGGACAGACGGTGGCGCAGGTGCGAGGGATGGAGGGGTTCCCGCGCGAGTGCGTGTTCATCGGCATGGTGGACCCGCAGGGGCGGGCGACGCTGCCGGATGGGAGCACGGTGCTGCGCGCGGGGCACACCATCATCCTCGTGGCGCGACGAGCGCATCTGGCGGACGCGGTGACGTTCCTCACGGCGGAGCCGGTGGGCACCACGGGCGCGGCGGCGCTGGCGGCCACGCTGCGCAAGGTGGACTTCCTGGCGCCGTTGAACCCGGTGGAGTTGGAGACGGTGGCGCGCGGCGCGGAGCACCTCCAACGTCCGGCGGGCACGGAGCTGTTCCGCCAGGGTGACGCGGGCGAGAGCTTCTACGTGGTGCTCTCCGGAGAGGTGCAGCTCAAGGACACGGGTGGACAGGCCGTGGCCCTGGTGAAGCCCGGGGGCTTCTTCGGTGAGCTGGCGCTGCTCACGGGCGAGCCGCGCACGGCCACGGCGGTGACCGCGACGGCCTGTGAGCTGGCCGCGGTGGGCCGCGAGGACTTCCGCAGCGTGGTCATGGCCAATCCCGGCGTGGCGCTGGAGATGAGCCGCATCCTGGGCGAGCGATTGTCACGGGCCCAGGGCGGCAAGGCGCCCAGACGGTGGGGGCTCTTCGGACGGTAG